The stretch of DNA TCGTCGTCATTCTACGCTGAATTATCTCAGCCCGGTTGACTTCGAACGGTTAAACCAACAACCTTATTTAATTGTCCAATAAAACAGGGCAAGATCAATAGCCTCTCTTTTTTCTCTCTTCACGGTCGCAATCCCGGCACACATTTTCATTCATCTTAACGCCTCCCATTTTTACAATGTAAGATGTTTCCCAAATTGGGGAATCACATATTGGATTACTCTGGCAATGGAAAAGGCAACGATGTTATAATCCTTAAATATCAAAAATAATATATTGTTAAATGGTTGTAGCAAAGTAAAATAACTCTATTCCCGCCTTTGACATCAAAAATTCCGCACCAAAATTGTCTTTATTATGTCGTCGAATTTCATGTGTAAGATTATTACCTCCTGATTGATTATCTTTATGGATGGATGATTCATGCCGACAAGCCGATTGTCAGGTAATCTGAAAAAAGCACTATATAAGAATCGGCTCTGTGGCGGAAAGTAATGTTTATTCAACAGAATATAACTTGAATGGAGGTGATGCCGGGAAACATACTTACTTCTAACTTCCTAAATTTTCGTGAATGTATTTGATATCCCGGTTATTTCGATTTATTCGTCGCATATTCCGGGATGTTGAGTATTGGTTATCTGCAACACTGCTTTTAAATCATTTGGAGGTAGCTATGAAAAGCAGCCGGATGAGTATTTTAATTATCCTGGCGATTTTTGCATTAATCACAGGGGGAATCGCTGTGGCGGTTAATCCATGTCCTTCGCCCGAATTATTCTTCCCGGGCGACCATACCTACAGGTACTACAATACAGACGGACAATATGAATGGTATGAAGTCGACAGTGCCATTGTATATGAGATCGAAGTGTACGATATTGAAATGGATACTATGATCGATACAAGCGATCTCGGTGATCTGCGTGATCATGCATATCTGGATTCGACATTTTATGACGGCGATTCTCTTTTGGCCATCTATTATGACGATGCTTACTATTGGTGCAGCTACTATTGGCGGGTTCGCTCCGCATGTGACACTATCGCATGGGGCAACTGGTCCGACTTCTTCCAATTCAAAGTGTACAGTAAAAAACCGCACCTGGAATACCCCGAAAACGGCGTAGAATATTATTACTACCAAACAATCCCGATTGGCTGGGATTTCCGTCCGGGAGAGACCCATTTCAAAGTCCAGGTCGATAATAACTCCGATTTTGGCTCCCCCGAAATCGACACTGTTATTACAAATCAAAGCTGGACCCTTCCTTCTGGATTTTCTCTGGGAAGTCATTACTGGCGGGTTTCCCATTTCTACCCGGTAATCTGGTCGGATACCAACTATTTTCGGATTGTCGAGGCGCCGATACCGTCATGTCCCGTTTTGTACAGCTATGACGGCAATGATTTTGTCGAGGAAAACCCGCTTCTAACCGCCTGCGAATATTCGAATTATACCAAAGTCGTGACGGACTACTATCATGTCGAAGGATCTGTTTCGCCGCAGAATGATAATGTCGTTTTCCAGCTGAGGGAATTGGAAAACGAAATTACATATCTGAATGATATCGAATTGATCACCGTCGACCATCCTCGGAACACGCGGATAGGCTGTTCGGTCGACGGGCAGGTCTTTCTCTATGAGGAATCAGTGGCGCCGCTTACGGCGGTGGATCAGGATGGCCGGGACTGCCTTGAATTAATAAAGGACATAGATGATGCCTGCTTCAGGGCCGATCAATCCGGCTATTTGATTCTGACATTCCCGAGGTACGGCGGAAGCTATCTTACCTTCAAAGGGCCGATAAAACTGCCTTGCCCGTACGAGGAAAAAGCCTCATCTAATATCACGACATCTTTCAATGTCGAAATTATGTCAGAAAATGGTGACTGGGTGGCCGTTTCGGAGATACCATCACGGCAATACAGTGCCGATGAGTATGTTCTCGCCGATATCCCGCCCGACAATTCGTCTCCCGAAATCATGGTCCGGATATCCTGGGAGGGAAGTTTGACGGCCGATGTCTTCTCGCTTGACGTTCCGTCAAATGCAACTCCTGTCACACAAAACTGGGCCGTCGCACGGTGTAACTTACTGGGCGGAAGTGCCGCCAAGAGCTGGGTCGGATTCGGACACAATGAAATTCTCGAGATGAACAAGGGTGATATTTTGGAATTCGGTTTTAATATCGACAGTGAATTGCCGCAAGGGATGAGCCGCGATTATATCATACGATCGGTGGGTCGTTATCAACCCGACTATTCGGTCTTCACACATCTTATTCCGGGTCAATTCCAATTGTACGGCAATCGCCCGAATCCTTTCAATCCTTCGACCATAATCAGCTATGATCTTCCTCAGGCGGTATCAGTTTGCCTCGAAGTGTATAATACGCTGGGGCAGCATGTGAAAACGCTGGTCGATGAGACTCAGCCCGCGGGCCATTATGAAGTTGTCTGGAACAGCACCGACAAAAATGGAACAAGTGTGGCCAATGGAATCTACCTGTATCGTCTCAAAGCCGGGGATTTTGTCGATTCCAGAAAAATGATACTCCTGAAATAATCCTTTGTCTTAGTGATAATTGCAATCACGGGCCCGGTAGCATTCCGGGCCTGTTTTTATTTTCAAAATCGTCCTTTTATCTTCCTTTTTTGAAGTTGACAAAATCGTTAAATCGTGCCAAATTTATACCATAAAATCTCAGAAGAATTCCGGGCCGGGTCATGTGTCAATACCGAAAGAACAGAACTAAAGCATGGAGCAATTGTTATCTAAATGAATTAAAAATAATAGTCAGTAGGAGGAAGAAGATATGAAATTATATGATGATAAGGGTAAGCATGTCGAAAACAACCGCAATCCGGAATATGTCATAGATCAATTATTCATCAATCGCTGGTCGCCGCGGGCGTATGATCCGACTCCTGTCGATGACCGTGTCTTGATGAGCCTGTTCGAAGCGGCACGCTGGTCGATGTCCTGTTTCAATGAGCAACCATGGCTGTTTATGTATGCGACCGATAAAAATGACCTTGAATTATATCTGAGTCTGCTTACCGAGGGCAATCAAAAATGGGCGGTCAAGGCACCGGTTCTGGGATTCATTTTCGCCCGCCGCCGGTTTTCCCACAACGATAAACCGAATGCCTGGGCGGCCTTTGACAGCGGTGCCGCCTGGATGGCTATGACCATGCAGGCGCGGATGCTTGGCCTGTACACGCACGGTATGGGGGGATTTCACCGTGATAAAGTGTATGATGCACTGGGTGTGTCCGAATCCGATTATGAGGTAATGTGTGCCTTTGCCGCCGGCCGTTACGGCGATCGGGAAGCTTTGCCGGAAGATATCAAAGCCCGCGAAAAGATTAGTGACCGCAAGCCGTTAAAAGATATGGTCATCAAGGGAAAACGATAGTATCTCCGGCTGAATTATTTTATATTGCTTATTATTCGGAAGTCAGCGAAATATAATTTAAGTTCCAATAAGGAGGGTTCTTATGTCCACGGAATTGGTTCCGGAATATCAAATTGCTCTGGAGCAGAAAACATTTATCACCAAAGTCTACGGCTGGATGTCGCTGGCCCTGGTCGTAACTTCGCTGGTGGCCATGTTTACGGTCTCGACGCCGCAGTTGATAAATGCCATAATGGATTCAAAGTTTCTCTTCTATGCTCTTCTGATAGGCGAAGTGCTGCTGGTTATTTACTTGTCGGCCGCTATTCAAAAAATGTCGGCCGGGACGGCGACCCTTGTATTTCTGCTTTACTCCGCCATCAACGGACTGACTCTCTCGATCATCTTCGTCCTGTTCACCAGTGAGTCGATTGCCTCGACTTTCATGATTACCGCCGTCACCTTCGGCGCCATGAGCATCTACGGTTATTTTACTAAACGCGATCTGACCACAATCGGCAATCTGGCTTTTATGGCCCTGATCGGATTGATAATTGCCTCGGTGGTTAATATCTTCTGGCACAATTCGACTCTTTATTGGATCACCACCTATGCCGGGGTCCTGATTTTTGTCGCACTGACCGCCTATGACACCCAGAAAATAAAAAAGATGAGCCGCTCCGAGGAAGAAGGTACCGAGCAGAGCAAAAAAATGGCCATTATGGGCGCCCTGGCGCTGTACCTCGATTTTATCAATCTGTTCCTGATGCTTCTCAGGATTTTCGGCAAAAGAAGATAACCAAAGAAAAAGCCGGGTCGTGCGCGGCCCGGCTGTCAAAAATCATTATCATGCCGACACGGCTAGTGATTGTGCTCCTTAAAATACAGCTCTTTCGACTTTGCCAGCAAATCGCTCAGTTTGGCCGTATTGAGCTTGTCGGTCGTCTGCTTGCACTTCATGGCGGTAACCAGCATCTTGTGCATAAGAGTCAACTGGGCGATGTATTCATCATACTGCACACCGGCCGTATCATCGA from candidate division Zixibacteria bacterium HGW-Zixibacteria-1 encodes:
- a CDS encoding nitroreductase, producing MKLYDDKGKHVENNRNPEYVIDQLFINRWSPRAYDPTPVDDRVLMSLFEAARWSMSCFNEQPWLFMYATDKNDLELYLSLLTEGNQKWAVKAPVLGFIFARRRFSHNDKPNAWAAFDSGAAWMAMTMQARMLGLYTHGMGGFHRDKVYDALGVSESDYEVMCAFAAGRYGDREALPEDIKAREKISDRKPLKDMVIKGKR